The following coding sequences lie in one Enterococcus sp. 9E7_DIV0242 genomic window:
- a CDS encoding YitT family protein: MKKAIESIPVNDYTTKLSVSIVYAILASIAMNFFYQPGNIYSSGITGLAQILTTLSTRTLGFNVPVSVTLFALNVPLFFLAWKKIGKKFTIFTFITVALTSVFMQIVPETTLSDDPIICAIFGGGVMGAGIGFALKNGLSSGGLDIFSITIRKKTGRSIGSISIYFNALIVFVAGYLFGWQYMFYSALSIFVSGKVTDAVYTKQKKMQVMIITKNPEVVIDAIQEKMRRGITIIHEAEGAYNHDKQTVLITIVTRFELPSLEAAMKKADPSAFVSISDNVKILGRFYEEEL; encoded by the coding sequence ATGAAAAAGGCAATTGAAAGTATCCCTGTCAACGACTATACAACAAAACTATCTGTTTCTATTGTTTATGCCATTTTGGCATCCATTGCGATGAACTTTTTTTATCAGCCTGGAAATATTTATTCTAGTGGGATCACAGGACTGGCTCAAATTTTAACAACACTTTCGACGAGAACTTTAGGCTTCAATGTTCCGGTTTCTGTCACATTGTTTGCGTTGAATGTGCCGCTGTTCTTTCTTGCTTGGAAGAAAATTGGAAAGAAGTTTACGATTTTTACTTTTATTACAGTTGCATTGACTTCTGTGTTTATGCAGATCGTCCCAGAAACTACCCTGTCAGATGACCCGATTATCTGTGCGATTTTTGGTGGTGGTGTCATGGGTGCTGGGATTGGCTTTGCATTGAAAAATGGACTGTCATCTGGTGGCCTGGATATTTTCAGCATTACGATCCGCAAAAAAACAGGACGGTCCATTGGCTCGATTTCTATCTATTTTAATGCACTGATTGTATTTGTTGCCGGGTATCTATTTGGTTGGCAGTACATGTTTTATAGTGCGTTATCGATCTTTGTCAGTGGTAAGGTAACCGATGCAGTCTACACGAAACAAAAGAAAATGCAGGTCATGATCATTACAAAAAATCCAGAGGTTGTGATCGATGCCATCCAAGAAAAGATGCGTCGTGGTATCACGATTATTCATGAAGCTGAGGGTGCTTATAACCATGACAAGCAGACAGTGTTAATAACAATCGTTACGCGCTTTGAATTGCCATCGCTTGAAGCTGCGATGAAGAAGGCTGATCCATCGGCTTTTGTCAGTATTTCAGATAACGTAAAAATTCTCGGTCGTTTTTACGAAGAAGAGCTATGA
- the aspS gene encoding aspartate--tRNA ligase, producing MAERTIYCGEVTKEFVGKEVVLKGWVQKRRDLGGVIFIDLRDREGIVQVVFNPERSKEAWEIADTCRSEYVIEIVGEVVLRDAEAINPKMPTGEFEVMASDITILNKAKTPPFIIEDDNNVSDDIRMKYRYLDLRRPAMTENFKLRHQVTKSIRHYLDDQAFMDVETPYLGKSSPEGARDYLVPSRVHAGHFYALPQSPQIFKQLLMGAGFDRYYQIVRCFRDEDLRGDRQPEFTQVDIETTFLTAEEIQTMTEEMLAKVMKEAKGIDLPLPFPRISYDEAMARYGSDKPDTRFDMELIDIATVVKDVEFKVFQMALQSGGQVKALNAKGAAAKYSRKDMDNLGQYVSQFGAKGLAWLKVEEDGLKGPIAKFLTDVTDELIKVTNAEVGDLLMFGADTAAIVAASLGAIRSRMGKELGLIDESKFNFLWVVDWPLFEYDEESNRYVSAHHPFTLPREDHIELLATAPEKVYAQAYDVVLNGYELGGGSLRIYQRDLQEKMFETLGLDAELVQDQFGYLLDALSYGFPPHGGIALGLDRLVMLLAGEENIREVIAFPKNGKAADPMNNAPSTVSPLQLFELNLDVTAIEE from the coding sequence ATGGCAGAACGTACAATATATTGTGGCGAAGTAACAAAAGAGTTTGTAGGCAAGGAGGTTGTTCTTAAAGGGTGGGTGCAAAAGCGTCGTGACCTTGGGGGCGTAATCTTTATTGACTTGAGAGATAGAGAAGGAATTGTTCAGGTGGTATTTAACCCAGAACGCTCGAAAGAAGCGTGGGAAATTGCGGATACATGCCGTAGCGAATATGTGATTGAGATTGTTGGTGAAGTAGTATTGCGGGATGCAGAAGCAATCAATCCTAAGATGCCTACTGGTGAATTTGAAGTGATGGCTTCTGATATCACTATTCTGAATAAGGCAAAAACACCACCGTTTATCATTGAAGATGACAACAACGTGAGTGATGACATTCGTATGAAATATCGTTATTTGGATCTACGTCGTCCGGCGATGACAGAGAATTTCAAGCTGCGTCATCAAGTGACAAAATCGATTCGTCATTACCTTGACGATCAAGCGTTTATGGATGTAGAGACACCGTACCTTGGGAAATCTTCTCCAGAAGGTGCTAGAGATTATTTGGTGCCGTCTCGTGTGCATGCAGGGCATTTTTATGCATTACCTCAATCGCCACAAATCTTTAAACAACTATTAATGGGTGCTGGTTTTGACCGATATTATCAAATTGTTCGCTGTTTCCGTGATGAAGACCTTCGTGGTGATCGTCAGCCTGAATTTACACAGGTGGATATTGAAACGACATTCCTAACTGCAGAAGAAATCCAGACAATGACAGAAGAAATGCTGGCGAAGGTGATGAAAGAAGCGAAAGGTATTGATTTGCCGTTACCATTCCCACGCATCAGCTATGATGAAGCAATGGCCCGCTACGGAAGCGATAAACCTGATACTCGTTTTGATATGGAATTGATCGATATTGCTACGGTTGTGAAAGACGTAGAATTTAAAGTATTCCAAATGGCTCTGCAAAGCGGCGGACAGGTAAAAGCACTGAATGCAAAAGGTGCTGCTGCTAAATATTCACGTAAAGATATGGATAATTTGGGTCAGTATGTCAGCCAATTTGGTGCGAAAGGCTTGGCTTGGCTGAAAGTGGAAGAAGATGGCTTGAAAGGCCCAATCGCTAAATTCTTGACGGATGTAACCGATGAGCTGATCAAAGTGACGAATGCTGAAGTTGGCGATTTACTCATGTTTGGTGCGGATACAGCAGCAATTGTTGCTGCTTCTCTAGGAGCGATCCGTTCACGTATGGGGAAAGAGCTTGGTTTGATTGACGAATCGAAATTCAATTTCTTATGGGTGGTAGACTGGCCGCTATTTGAATATGATGAAGAATCCAATCGTTATGTTTCTGCCCATCATCCATTCACATTACCAAGAGAAGACCACATCGAACTATTAGCGACAGCACCGGAAAAAGTCTATGCGCAAGCCTACGATGTTGTGCTGAACGGATACGAGTTAGGTGGCGGTTCGTTACGTATTTACCAACGTGACTTACAGGAAAAAATGTTTGAGACACTAGGATTGGATGCAGAGCTAGTGCAGGATCAATTCGGTTATCTGTTGGATGCGTTGTCGTATGGCTTCCCTCCACATGGTGGAATTGCTTTGGGCTTGGATCGTCTGGTCATGTTACTTGCCGGGGAAGAAAATATTCGTGAGGTCATCGCTTTCCCTAAAAACGGAAAAGCGGCTGATCCAATGAATAACGCACCAAGTACAGTTTCTCCGTTGCAGTTGTTTGAATTGAATCTTGATGTTACAGCAATAGAAGAATAA
- a CDS encoding LysR family transcriptional regulator, with translation MNTKQIESFIILSEELHYSKAAERLGISQPSLSQQIKALEQRLGVILFQKRGRRIFLTKAGLVFLQRATKIYDELVLTREEMRYFQGLERESIHLGVSGSHLLLEVFKTFTDMFPDVSLHVSEFSTHRTIKKVLDHQIDIGIVYQTEEIGELTTELLFEEQFVAAIPCSHELADKDEIVLEDLENQPLILLEKEMYLRTRIDEEMKRRHIVPNIICELSNHYACLEYGKAQLGIVLTVESFVKEIPASMVVKAIRNFPLKNKVIMVHRKELQIDQSIEFLMNELRNAIL, from the coding sequence ATGAATACAAAACAAATCGAATCATTTATCATTCTGAGTGAAGAGCTACATTACAGTAAAGCCGCTGAGCGTCTTGGAATCTCTCAACCCTCATTGAGCCAGCAAATCAAAGCGCTTGAGCAGAGACTCGGTGTCATCCTCTTTCAAAAAAGAGGGCGACGCATCTTCTTGACTAAAGCAGGTCTTGTTTTTCTTCAACGAGCGACCAAAATCTATGATGAATTGGTTTTAACAAGAGAAGAAATGCGTTATTTTCAAGGACTTGAAAGAGAATCGATTCATTTAGGCGTTTCCGGCAGCCACCTGCTATTAGAAGTATTCAAAACCTTCACTGATATGTTTCCAGATGTTTCTCTCCATGTCAGCGAATTCTCCACTCATCGAACTATAAAAAAAGTGCTCGATCACCAAATCGATATCGGTATTGTTTATCAAACAGAAGAAATTGGAGAACTAACCACTGAACTTCTCTTCGAAGAACAATTTGTCGCAGCGATTCCCTGTTCACATGAACTTGCTGACAAAGACGAAATCGTCTTGGAGGATCTTGAAAACCAACCATTGATCTTGCTTGAAAAGGAAATGTATTTACGTACGAGGATCGATGAAGAAATGAAGAGGCGTCACATTGTTCCAAACATTATTTGTGAGCTAAGCAATCATTATGCTTGTCTAGAGTATGGCAAAGCTCAATTAGGCATCGTTTTAACTGTCGAATCCTTTGTAAAGGAAATACCAGCTTCGATGGTCGTTAAAGCAATCAGAAACTTTCCATTAAAAAACAAGGTAATTATGGTCCATCGAAAAGAGCTGCAGATTGATCAGTCCATCGAATTTCTGATGAACGAACTCCGAAATGCTATTTTATAA
- a CDS encoding sugar-binding transcriptional regulator has translation MLEELKMIEAVAPDMLDVMQERYHILRNIYWMQPIGRRSLSESMGLTERVLRTETDMLKQLQLIKTSKSGMTLTEKGLEVYQGLEKMMNLLFGIQKIEIEIAQLFGIQRCIVVSGNSDNQRKILDEFGEVLTHSLDMLLPEDNNIIAVMGGTTMAQAAEHMGTLESERRHNLFVPARGGIGEALTVQANSVSAVMAHNTGGQHRALYIPEQLSKETYDSLLQEPSIQEVLELISHSNAVVHSIGRALHMAARRKMSDEELIMLKQKNAVAESFGYFFNEQGEVVYKVPRIGLQLKDLQNIPYVIALAGGKTKAKAIRAYMKNAPEQTWLITDEAAANEILKGATL, from the coding sequence ATGCTGGAAGAATTGAAAATGATCGAAGCAGTTGCTCCGGATATGCTTGATGTGATGCAGGAAAGATATCATATTTTACGGAATATCTATTGGATGCAGCCAATCGGAAGAAGAAGTCTCTCAGAAAGCATGGGACTGACAGAACGTGTCTTACGTACTGAGACCGATATGCTCAAGCAGCTTCAGTTGATCAAAACATCAAAAAGCGGTATGACATTAACCGAAAAAGGTCTTGAAGTGTATCAAGGACTTGAGAAAATGATGAATTTACTTTTCGGCATTCAGAAGATTGAAATTGAGATTGCACAACTATTTGGGATTCAACGTTGCATCGTTGTTTCAGGAAATAGTGACAATCAGAGAAAGATTCTGGATGAGTTTGGTGAGGTATTGACCCATTCGTTAGATATGCTTCTACCGGAGGATAACAATATCATTGCTGTGATGGGCGGAACTACAATGGCTCAGGCAGCAGAACACATGGGAACTCTTGAATCAGAAAGACGACATAATCTTTTCGTACCGGCAAGAGGCGGTATCGGTGAGGCTTTAACTGTTCAAGCAAACTCGGTAAGTGCTGTGATGGCACATAATACCGGAGGACAGCATAGAGCATTATATATCCCGGAACAGCTGAGTAAAGAAACCTATGACTCCTTATTACAGGAGCCGTCCATTCAGGAGGTTTTAGAGCTGATCAGCCATTCGAACGCAGTTGTTCATAGTATTGGACGAGCATTGCATATGGCAGCCAGAAGAAAGATGTCGGATGAAGAGTTGATTATGCTGAAGCAGAAGAATGCAGTAGCAGAGTCATTTGGTTATTTCTTCAATGAGCAAGGTGAAGTAGTATATAAAGTACCGCGAATCGGTTTGCAATTGAAGGATTTACAGAACATCCCATACGTGATAGCATTAGCTGGAGGAAAGACAAAGGCTAAAGCAATACGCGCATACATGAAAAATGCACCTGAACAAACGTGGCTCATCACTGATGAAGCTGCCGCAAATGAGATTTTAAAAGGGGCAACCCTTTAA
- a CDS encoding L-lactate MFS transporter, with product MTIKVNRWAMLAAHVCINFILGGVYAFSFFKNPLMDAYHWDPALLALAFSINMGIIPIPMILGGKMIDNGKGKWAIVIGCLLFSLGFILSGFVTTLPMLLLTYGLITGFGSGLAFTGNLNNILKFFPDKRGLASGIVLSGVGVGTLLCTQLAEFFLNKTNDISQSLLYLGIVYLVVVFVVQFFIQSAPAKDSGQIPDSPMDKDYKEMLKDNRFWVLFLILSLGVFAGMVISSSSAQIGMGQYGLTSGALIVSLVSIFNSAGRLFWGGVSDKLGSYRALTLVYVVLGICMVFLLIFSGNTAVFYVSALGIGFAYAGVLTIFPGLTSQNFGMKNQGMNYGFMYFGFAVGAIVAPYVTAAIAKSTGSYNASFILSIVLLLAGIVLIRMMEVGFAKAMKKETEA from the coding sequence ATGACTATCAAAGTGAATCGATGGGCAATGCTTGCAGCACATGTCTGTATCAATTTTATTTTAGGTGGTGTCTATGCATTCAGCTTTTTCAAAAATCCACTGATGGATGCTTACCACTGGGACCCGGCATTATTAGCCTTGGCTTTTTCAATTAACATGGGGATTATTCCAATTCCAATGATTCTTGGCGGAAAAATGATCGACAACGGAAAAGGAAAATGGGCAATTGTTATCGGGTGTTTATTATTTTCATTAGGGTTCATTTTATCTGGATTTGTAACAACTTTACCAATGCTCTTATTAACGTATGGATTAATCACTGGTTTTGGCTCTGGACTGGCATTTACAGGTAATCTGAATAATATTTTGAAATTCTTCCCGGATAAACGTGGCTTAGCAAGTGGAATCGTGCTGTCCGGTGTTGGTGTGGGAACATTATTGTGTACACAGTTGGCTGAATTTTTCTTGAATAAAACAAATGATATCAGTCAATCATTGCTTTATCTTGGGATCGTGTACTTAGTTGTTGTCTTTGTCGTTCAATTCTTTATTCAAAGCGCTCCGGCAAAGGATAGTGGACAAATTCCAGACTCACCAATGGACAAGGATTACAAAGAAATGCTGAAAGACAATCGCTTCTGGGTATTATTCCTGATTCTTTCATTGGGTGTATTTGCAGGAATGGTTATCAGCTCAAGCTCTGCTCAGATAGGAATGGGGCAATATGGTTTAACAAGCGGCGCTCTAATTGTAAGCTTGGTGTCGATTTTCAATTCTGCGGGTCGCCTATTTTGGGGTGGAGTCTCAGATAAGCTTGGTAGTTATCGTGCATTGACTTTGGTTTATGTTGTATTAGGAATTTGCATGGTATTCCTGTTGATTTTCTCAGGGAATACAGCGGTTTTTTATGTGTCAGCTTTAGGAATTGGTTTTGCCTATGCTGGTGTATTAACAATTTTCCCAGGATTAACAAGTCAAAACTTCGGAATGAAGAATCAAGGGATGAACTATGGCTTCATGTATTTTGGTTTTGCAGTAGGAGCGATTGTAGCACCGTATGTTACAGCGGCTATAGCAAAAAGTACAGGTTCATATAACGCATCATTCATCTTATCCATTGTATTGTTATTAGCTGGAATCGTATTGATTCGTATGATGGAAGTTGGTTTTGCGAAAGCCATGAAAAAAGAAACAGAAGCATAG
- the hisS gene encoding histidine--tRNA ligase gives MNYEKPKGTYDLLPGTTEKWQFIEETARLIFRDYQYQEMRTPIFEHYEVIARSVGDTTDIVSKEMYDFYDKKNRHVTLRPEGTAPVVRAFVENKLFGPEYAKPYKTYYVGPMFRYEQPQAGRQRQFHQIGVEAFGSDNPAVDVESMAMAMDFFKQLGISEIKLVINSLGDKESRAAYRQALIDYLEPKAEELSEDSKRRLHENPLRVLDSKDRKDKAIVADAPSILDYLNEPSKAHFDAVMQMLDELEIPYVIDQNMVRGLDYYTHTIFEIMSEAKKMGSQSTICAGGRYDGLVEELGGPETPGFGFAMGIERILLTLEAEEIIIPEINEIDAYVVGIGADTNLASLKLVQAIRNFGFSADRDFMNRKPKAQFKTAAKLNAKLVLTIGESELLEGIVNVKNMASREEKAFKLTDIYERFSEVYDEMTTIMFD, from the coding sequence ATGAATTATGAAAAACCAAAAGGCACTTATGATCTACTGCCAGGCACTACAGAAAAATGGCAATTTATTGAAGAAACAGCACGTCTAATTTTCAGAGACTACCAATACCAAGAAATGCGGACACCGATTTTTGAGCATTATGAAGTGATTGCGCGAAGTGTTGGTGATACGACGGATATCGTTTCTAAAGAGATGTACGATTTTTATGATAAAAAAAATAGACATGTGACCTTGCGTCCGGAAGGAACTGCACCGGTCGTTCGGGCTTTTGTTGAGAACAAGCTGTTTGGCCCTGAATATGCAAAGCCATATAAAACATATTACGTGGGACCAATGTTCCGTTATGAACAACCACAAGCAGGACGGCAACGTCAATTCCACCAAATCGGTGTTGAAGCATTTGGTAGTGATAATCCTGCAGTGGATGTGGAAAGCATGGCAATGGCAATGGATTTCTTTAAGCAATTGGGCATCAGTGAAATCAAGCTGGTTATCAATTCTCTAGGAGATAAGGAAAGTCGTGCTGCATACCGTCAAGCGTTGATTGATTACCTTGAGCCAAAAGCTGAAGAGCTTAGTGAGGATTCAAAACGTCGCTTACACGAGAACCCATTACGTGTATTAGACAGCAAGGATAGAAAGGACAAAGCAATCGTTGCCGATGCACCGTCTATTCTAGATTACTTGAATGAACCATCCAAAGCACATTTTGATGCTGTCATGCAAATGCTCGATGAATTGGAAATCCCTTATGTTATCGATCAAAACATGGTTCGTGGACTGGATTACTATACACACACGATTTTTGAAATCATGAGTGAGGCGAAAAAGATGGGCTCCCAGTCAACTATTTGCGCCGGTGGACGTTACGATGGGCTGGTTGAAGAACTAGGCGGACCAGAAACACCTGGTTTTGGTTTTGCGATGGGGATCGAGCGGATTCTGCTTACATTGGAAGCAGAAGAAATCATCATCCCTGAAATCAACGAGATTGATGCCTATGTCGTAGGGATAGGAGCAGATACGAATCTTGCCTCATTGAAATTAGTACAGGCAATCAGAAATTTTGGCTTCTCTGCGGATCGTGATTTCATGAATCGGAAACCAAAGGCACAGTTTAAAACGGCTGCGAAGCTAAATGCGAAGCTAGTGTTAACGATCGGTGAAAGTGAATTGCTTGAGGGAATCGTTAATGTGAAAAATATGGCTAGTCGCGAAGAAAAAGCGTTTAAGCTGACAGATATTTATGAACGCTTCAGCGAAGTATATGATGAGATGACAACAATCATGTTTGACTAA
- a CDS encoding oxidoreductase: MKIAIAGAGAMGSRFGFMLTEAGHSVTFIDPWNEHVEKINQEGLLVETDAGSRKYKISAVLPDQVGSSYELIILFTKAMQLEGMLKQIQSILSEDTALLVLSNGLGNIETIEEYAGQSAIYAGVTLWSCELEGPGHIRATGSGNIEFQPIKEKDAAVTTEILNVLNQAKLNAEISQNVLLSIWKKAAFNSVLNTYCALLDCNVGQFGSSNQAMALSKAVVYEFVQIAEAKGIALTAEMVLATVEKVFDPDQSGDHFPSMHQDIAKRRKTEIDYLNGAVVKMGEALNIPVPVNHLLTALMHEKEDILKIK; this comes from the coding sequence ATGAAAATCGCAATTGCAGGTGCAGGTGCAATGGGGAGCCGTTTTGGCTTTATGTTGACAGAAGCCGGCCATTCAGTTACATTTATCGATCCGTGGAACGAGCATGTAGAGAAAATCAATCAAGAAGGCTTGCTGGTAGAAACTGACGCTGGCTCAAGGAAGTACAAGATATCAGCAGTACTACCTGATCAAGTAGGTAGTAGCTATGAACTGATCATTCTATTTACAAAAGCGATGCAGCTGGAAGGGATGCTTAAACAAATTCAAAGTATACTATCAGAAGATACTGCATTGTTGGTTTTATCCAATGGGTTGGGCAACATTGAAACGATCGAGGAGTATGCCGGACAATCTGCTATCTATGCTGGTGTGACATTGTGGTCTTGTGAGCTGGAGGGACCAGGTCATATCCGTGCAACAGGATCTGGCAACATCGAGTTTCAACCAATCAAAGAAAAAGATGCCGCAGTAACTACTGAAATTCTAAATGTATTGAATCAAGCAAAATTAAATGCAGAAATCAGTCAGAATGTATTACTATCTATCTGGAAAAAGGCTGCATTCAACAGTGTGTTGAATACGTACTGTGCGTTACTTGACTGTAATGTTGGTCAATTTGGCAGTAGCAATCAAGCAATGGCATTAAGCAAGGCGGTTGTTTACGAGTTTGTTCAAATTGCTGAAGCAAAAGGCATTGCACTAACTGCTGAAATGGTTCTTGCTACTGTTGAGAAAGTATTTGATCCGGATCAAAGTGGGGATCATTTCCCTTCAATGCATCAAGATATTGCTAAACGCAGAAAGACGGAGATTGATTATTTAAATGGTGCCGTAGTGAAGATGGGCGAAGCCTTGAATATCCCAGTACCAGTGAATCATCTTTTGACTGCATTAATGCATGAAAAGGAAGATATTCTGAAGATAAAATAG
- the gap gene encoding type I glyceraldehyde-3-phosphate dehydrogenase produces MTVKVGINGFGRIGRLAFRRIQDVAGIEVVAINDLTDSKMLAHLLKYDTTQGRFNGTVEVHEGSFNVNGKEVKVLANRNPEELPWGDLGVDIVLECTGFFTSKEKAELHLKAGAKRVVISAPGGNDVPTVVYNTNHDILTGKETVISGASCTTNCLAPMAKALQDNFGVVEGLMTTIHAYTGDQMTLDGPHPGGDFRRARAAAENIVPNTTGAAKAIGLVIPELNGKLDGAAQRVPVATGSLTELVSILDKKVTVEEVNAVMEKAANESYGYNTDQIVSSDIVGMTFGSLFDATQTKVMTVGDQQLVKTVAWYDNEMSYTAQLVRTLEYFANL; encoded by the coding sequence ATGACAGTTAAAGTAGGTATTAATGGATTTGGACGTATCGGACGCTTAGCATTCCGTCGTATCCAAGATGTAGCAGGAATCGAAGTAGTGGCAATCAATGACTTGACAGACTCAAAAATGTTGGCTCATTTGCTGAAATATGATACAACTCAAGGACGTTTCAACGGAACAGTTGAAGTTCACGAAGGATCTTTCAACGTAAACGGCAAAGAAGTTAAAGTTCTTGCTAACCGTAACCCTGAAGAATTACCATGGGGCGACTTAGGTGTAGATATCGTTCTTGAATGTACAGGTTTCTTTACTTCAAAAGAAAAAGCTGAATTACACTTAAAAGCTGGCGCTAAACGCGTTGTTATCTCTGCTCCTGGTGGTAACGATGTACCAACAGTTGTTTACAACACAAACCATGATATTTTAACTGGTAAAGAAACAGTTATCTCTGGTGCTTCTTGTACAACGAACTGTTTAGCTCCTATGGCTAAAGCTTTACAAGACAACTTTGGTGTTGTTGAAGGTCTTATGACTACAATCCACGCTTATACAGGTGACCAAATGACTCTTGACGGACCACACCCTGGTGGAGACTTCCGCCGTGCGCGTGCTGCTGCTGAAAACATCGTTCCTAACACAACTGGTGCTGCTAAAGCAATCGGTTTGGTTATCCCAGAATTGAACGGTAAATTAGACGGAGCTGCTCAACGTGTTCCTGTAGCAACTGGTTCATTAACTGAATTAGTTTCTATTCTTGACAAAAAAGTAACTGTTGAAGAAGTAAACGCAGTTATGGAAAAAGCAGCAAACGAATCTTATGGTTACAACACTGACCAAATCGTTTCTTCTGATATCGTGGGTATGACTTTCGGATCATTATTCGATGCTACTCAAACAAAAGTTATGACAGTTGGCGATCAACAATTGGTTAAAACAGTTGCTTGGTACGATAACGAAATGTCTTACACTGCACAATTAGTTCGTACTTTAGAGTACTTCGCTAACCTATAA